One Populus nigra chromosome 16, ddPopNigr1.1, whole genome shotgun sequence genomic window, agttcaaaaatggacagtaacagttggacagtaacagtccaaatgtttgttaatgagcgattttgactaccttagaggcagaattgggttcttcccaaaacatagaacttgtagcctcatgtcttacctttcaaacgccataaatttcgcttgaatcagagttctataactccagatatagttaaaaatctgaggagaggtcaaacaataacagttcaaaaatggacagtaacagttggacagtaacagtccaaatgtttgttaatgagcgattttgactatcttagaggcagaactgggttcttctcaaaacatagaacttgtagcctcatgtcttacctttccaacgccataaatttcgcttaaatcggagttctataactccagatatagttaaaaatatgaggagatgttagacagtaacagttcaaaaatgaggcagtaacagttggacagtgatagtccaaatataaagaaaggaatgataactaggattgaacaaaaaacgacagtaataatgagtgaaatgagaaaaacataaagtactaagaaatgactgaaagaaagacttattggttgttgatatggttattataaaacatatccttgagtgaggaaaatttatgagataaacctgtgatttgcaggagggaccacagacgtggtgcaacagcagcagcaggggagcacgagtagagcttctattgcaggtaggtgattcacacctatgctttctagttaaattccatgatttaatatattttgatgtgaaatgtgaattactgaatgtatgtgtcttcaaggtgaaaagttgttatgtgaattgccaagtgatgaaattatcactgacaaagaaaatatgagaagtgtgatttgaggcataaactagcatacatttagtgtatgttaggatcccgggtaaggggatcaccatgtattatctagcatacattgagtgtatgttaggatcccgagtaaggggatcaccctgtattggctagcatacatttagtgtatgttaggatcccgggtaaggggatcgtcacgaatggactaacatacatttagtgtatgttaggatcccgggtaaggggatctccacgtgttggctaacatacatttagtgtatgttaggatctcgggtaaggggatcaccatgtaatggccagcatacatatagtgtatgttaggattccggataaagggatcgccttatatcgactcctatggggtggtgatgacgataccagtaaaattggtatcggtaatgtgataagcaaaagtaatcacattgatcttataaggtctagaatgaaggttgatagtggcagaggaaacggttattaatagtttgaataaggaagagatttttttaaaaaaaaactagaagggagaagtaaatgaaatatgaatgcatgttaccctgttgaaattattagatattcatattgttatatttatggtgATATTCActttgcaataatatgtattttgtttcacgATCATCGCATgtacgacaggagtagatcctagcttatgttccctttttgaagtctaggttctagggagtatacccttgtattttgtaaacatgaaaatgattgtataacttaatttgtataataaatgtttaaacttgattggatgaatttaacgttgtagtttatataaccatatttcatgtctatgtatttatatttatttaaattatccatccataatgatatttttgttatatcatacatatcataaatattatggttgataggtgtgagtataattgtggaattgaaacccaagtTGATTGGGTCgagaattaagttatgagatgcgaactgttagaagtgtaaacatgttacatgtcagtaatttgggaccttccggtataggggggactccgtcgAATTTCCTGTAGATGTTAAcacgaagaccatgaatatgtatatatataaaaaataaaatttaactatgtttttctattgacatgagattgtggttttatcccagaaatgaGGGATGTTACAAGAGAAGATTCAGTTGAGGAGGGCTATAGAAACCCTATCCTAGGATAATTTCAAgacagagtttgagaatcaataTTACTCCAAACATCATCGAAAGATGAAGGAACATGAATTCCTAGCCTTGAGACAGGAGGGGATGTCAGTACTCGAGTACGAACGGTGATTTCATGACCTCTCACTATTCATACCACATTATGTCCCATCAGAACAACACATGATAGAAAAGTTAAGGGATGGCTTCAGACAAGAATTGAAGCAAGGCTTGATTGCTTTACAATCCAAGACAGTAAGGGAACTAATTGAAGCAGCACTGGCCTTGGAGGTTTGTATGGAAGAAGGCCAATAAAAGCATGAGGGTGTAGGAAAATGAAAGGATATGGAATTTTCAGGCAAGCCACCACTTTCAAAGAAGGGTAAAGGCGGACAGttctttcaattcaagaaaagagCGAGGACATCAGCTAGTTCTCGACAGAATATCAGTGGGAAGTCAGAAGGTGGTCAGGCCCACTCTAGGACTATTGCTTTGGGGGGTAATTATCAGAAAGACATTATCTACCCCTTTTATGCACAGTGCAAACAAATACACCCTTGGAATTGCTTGGTTTTTCCTAGCTGATGCTATATATGCCAAGGAGAAGGTCATAGGTGGAGAGCCTGCCAGTACTTGAAAAAAGGATGCCATCATTGTGGTAAAAAGGGTCACTTTAAAAGAGAATGCCCCTGATTAAATACTGAACAACCTTAGAATCAAAGGTAGTTAAGTTAGAGTCACCAGCAGTCATCACGGCAAACAGATCAGGAAAATTGACTCAGTCAGGAGTCAATTCTAATAGGGGACGACCTAGAATGCAAAATGAAAGAGGTCACGAAAGAGTTTTTTTTGCACTTGGTTTGTTCTAATGCTTATTTGGTATTTCTAATAAATCTATTCAATAAGCATTTAGATTGCTTTTCTGCCTAATTTTCAACCAGGGTTTACATAACTCGTTTACCAGAGCTTTTCTTGAGGTGATCTAAAATGCTATGTGTAACAGCCCGACCCAACATGCTGTATCTTatccgctttgggccttaccgccctcacggttttgttcctggtgatGCGAGCTCACTTCTGAGCCTAACGCCCCAAAACACGTACAACATGTTAGCACCAACACTACTAATAAGGCCAGCAACACATCCTTCACCCGCCGATATGGGATCTTCCAATCCACCCCCCTTAAGGAGCCCGACGACCCCGTTGGCACCACCGGACAGCTGTGAggtcggctctgataccaaatataACAGCCCGGCCCAACATGCtgtatattgtccgctttgggccttaccgccctcacggttttgttcctggtgacgcGAGCTCACTTCTGAGCCTAACGCCCCAAAACACGTACAACATGTTAGCATcagcactactaataaggccAGCAACACATCCCTCACCCGCCGATGTGGGATCTTACACTATGGAACCCTAAGGAACAAATATAGgacttttatgttttgatttttaagagTTACTCACTGCATCAAGGTCTAAATTGGTCAGAATTAGATTTCTTGTTTTCTAATTGACTATAGTTGAGGTGAGAtaggaaaatagttataatGATGAATATTCAAAGTGTGAATTGATATTTATGTATTGATGATCGGTTATAAAAAACCTGATGGTGGATGCTGACTTCGATCAAGGTTTGttcttttgaatgattttgatattttaatttaagttgtttcttagttatttttctttaatttgtctttttacACTCAAACACCTCATCTTTGTTTGTGTAACACAATATTAGGCTAGATACTTTTTGTGAAAATGATACATACTCacactaatatattttttgttaaaactgAAAAGTATACATAATAAGATTAAAAGAAGCTCGGACCTTTATGAGATGTAAGGTGGATTTTTTGTATTGGTTGGAAATAAAGGGCAAAGGGTTGCGAATTAATCCAtacttttagtaaaaaaaatctagaagctATAATTAGTAAAGCAATCATGGAGCACAATTATATTTGGTTTATAataaattgacataaaaataaatgtatcaAACTTCTACCATATTTATGGCATCAATGTAATTAGTTGTTGGTTTAAttcaatagcttaaactgttaggtgagatTCCAACATATGAAACTTGCACAAGCTTACACTAtcttatgcttattttttatcaaataaatgaggatggtgagatttgaTCTCGTGACCATTTGGTCATCAGAGttttgataccatgtcaaagaaccaattcaacctaatagcttaagttgttaggtgaggtgtcaagatatgatttatattattctctaacactcaTCAACAATCCAAGCAGTTCATCCATTTCCAAACTATCAAGTTATCCTTTTTTCATGATTGTCTCGTTTAATTATTAGGAAGCCTTTAGTTTATTATTTGTTGCAATCTACTGCTAAGTTAGATATCAAATCCGTAATTGTATGATCTCTCTAATCTGCATAGAAACTAAGATTTAATGATTTGCTATGTTAGAAATTAGTAGATCTTAGAAAAAACTTTCAACTAAATTAAATGCAATTGCTCGTGCTTATGTTTTTTAGCTTCATCaatctctctattttttaagGCTCTCTACTAGGATTAATTAGATTTCTTGTTTTCTAATTGACTAACAACTGAGGAGAGAtaggaaaatagttataatGATGAATATTCAAAGtgcaaattaataaatatgcaTGGATGATCAGTTATAAAAGACCTGATGATGGATGTTGATTTAGACTAAGATTTGttcttttgaatgattttgatattttaatttgagttcTTTCTtagttattcttttttaaactgtttttttatatacactTAAAACCCCATCTTTGTTTGCATAGCACAATATTAGGCTAGATAGTAATCTTTATGGAAATAATAAATACTcgcattattatatttttattaaacagtataggttttatttttgattACATGCGACAACACACCAGCTGTATATCaaagtaaaatagaaaaaaatacaaaataaaaaaaataagcctcCTTATTCTATTAGAAAGTCTCCTTTGCTCCTCAGTAGCATGGGGGCTATAATGGGCCGGCATTTGTTTCCATTGTAATCGCAAGCAAGCGGAAATCGGCAACCTAGCAGTTATATAGGCACTGAATCTATAACCAATGACgcaatattgtttttcatttcttctcCAACATGGGTGTACTCATCTTCCACCTTGTAAATGACATCGATGACTCTCGTAAGATTGAGAATGCGTTCAATCAGAGGCATCGGCACAGCGGTAGGTTTGAGACAATCTTCATTTATATCCTTCCAAGCATCGACGACTTGCATGTGAAACTCTTTATACACTTCTTGTTCCGAGAGACCATATTGCTTTATGTAACATTCAACTCCAGAGGCAGCATGTCCTCTCTCTTGTTCAAACTGAAAAGTATACATAATAAGATTAAAAGAAGCTCAGACCTTTATGACATGTAGGGTGGAGTTTTTGTATTGGTTGGAAATAAAGGGAAAAGGTTTGGGAATTAATCCATACTTTCagtaaaaaaatccataaattgacgtaaaaataaatgtatCAAACTTGTACCATATTTATGGCATCAATGTAATTAGTTGTTTATTTCCTCCTCAACAATCCAAGCAGTTCATCCATTTCCAAACTATCAAGTTATCCTAACTCCAACAGCTATTACTTTCAATGAATTTCAAACAATCTTCACTTACATGttttttaacaaactaaaataagttCATACCTTGTGTGATCTTACATCATCTACGAGTCTGCAAATTGTTTCTGAGGCTCTAACAATTTTAGGGCGATTGAACAACCAGTCAAATGCTTGCTCGGTCACCATGTCGTCCATGCCAATGAAGGACACGGTTGTGAGCATGGAATAACCAGTCGTTACTAGAGCCACCTTCATATATTCTTCCATCGTTGGGACATGATTTTCATGGAACCATTTGGCTTCGTTAAAGTAGGCCCGGACTAGAACTTTCATCTGTTATACATCGtgcatataaaaatcattactaAGTTAAACAGAACAGAGTAATTTCTACAACATAGTATATTAGTATTTGATTTAAGGAGAGAGTCAAGAGTGTGGTGCATACTGCTTCTTTTCCAAAGTGGACTCTGTAGGACCATCCCTCCTTCGccactttttcctcaatttcacTATAAACATTTAATAGTGCCTCATAACATATTTTCATGTAATCTGGAAGCTGGTGCATGCTTTTAGTGTCCCACCTGAAAATTAAGTGTCCAGGTTTTTGTAATCGATCGCATTGTAACCGTTATTTGTCTCTTAATTAAGCtctccttttttaaaaagtaaaataaaggaGCCGTTTCAATGCAACAAACCTGTCAATTGCTTCTGCGAAAAGTTCCAGCTCTTCAAGGGTGCCATAAACATCATAGATGTCATCAATAATCGATGTCATGGCTATTACTTTGGTAAGTATTTTCCTCGCGAGGGAGTACTGAGGCTCAAAATATACACCTACTATCCAAAAGAAACACTCGACCACCCTGTCCCTTGCAAAAGGAAGCCTTCTAGCAAAGTCCAAACCCTTCCACCAcctgaaacaaataaaatattgagaactATCTGAAGAAGTAAATAGCTTCACAAGTAATcctcaaaaaaaagaaaaagaagaaaaaggcgCTGATGCACGCATTATAACTTGCTCTCTGCGTTAATATTCATTTTAACATGTCAACGTGCTTTCATTCTAAATTTGGATACAAGTATCACCTTGTAATTTCTGAAAGCTCTTCTTTATGTAATTCTTGCACGAGATTGAAATTCAACTTTGCAAGCCTTAGTAAAGTTTTGTTACATGACGGCTCGTCCTGATAGATAGAAATGTAGCGCCTGCTCTCCAGTCTTGGAACGCCCCTTCTGATGGGCTGCTTTAGGGCATGAGAAACTTTTGCTGTTAGTGGACAGTTTGGACTGGTTGCCATGGACTTGAGGTGGATGGTTGTGAAAGCTAGGGCCTCATCAAGAATATCTTCTCCATGCACCGCTAGATGTGCTGCTTCATAGAGACCTAGGATGCCTCGAACATCATTGGATTGCTTGAAATAACCTTTGTCATCTTTGAACTTGTTGAATATATCTGAATTAAATCACCAAAGAAATGGGCTTGAAAATTTGTATGAAGCTTA contains:
- the LOC133675143 gene encoding sesquiterpene synthase 2-like; protein product: MSTQVSQEVVPKTPQARDNEIIRRTANYHPSIWGDQFISHLPKDKVHEAIELQEIEKLREQFKRELVASNSSQKLDLIDAIQRLGVAYHFETEIEEELQHIYNNRIDMEDDDLYNTALGFRLLRQHGYNVSCDIFNKFKDDKGYFKQSNDVRGILGLYEAAHLAVHGEDILDEALAFTTIHLKSMATSPNCPLTAKVSHALKQPIRRGVPRLESRRYISIYQDEPSCNKTLLRLAKLNFNLVQELHKEELSEITRWWKGLDFARRLPFARDRVVECFFWIVGVYFEPQYSLARKILTKVIAMTSIIDDIYDVYGTLEELELFAEAIDRWDTKSMHQLPDYMKICYEALLNVYSEIEEKVAKEGWSYRVHFGKEAMKVLVRAYFNEAKWFHENHVPTMEEYMKVALVTTGYSMLTTVSFIGMDDMVTEQAFDWLFNRPKIVRASETICRLVDDVRSHKFEQERGHAASGVECYIKQYGLSEQEVYKEFHMQVVDAWKDINEDCLKPTAVPMPLIERILNLTRVIDVIYKVEDEYTHVGEEMKNNIASLVIDSVPI